One part of the Eucalyptus grandis isolate ANBG69807.140 chromosome 10, ASM1654582v1, whole genome shotgun sequence genome encodes these proteins:
- the LOC104421659 gene encoding CASP-like protein 5A2 encodes MNVGHASVHPVEDPPTTEGANGPRVRMKDRQGMPATLGGLALRFFQFVFAAAALCVMATTSDFPSVTAFCYLVAASGLQSIWSFSLAVVDIYALLVGRSLQNYRVVLFFAMGDGITSTLTFAAACASAGITVLIDNDLSSCSQNHCMQFETATAMAFISWFVALPSFLFNFWSLASR; translated from the exons ATGAACGTTGGCCATGCCTCGGTTCACCCAGTGGAGGATCCCCCTACGACGGAGGGCGCAAATGGGCCGAGAGTCAGGATGAAGGATAGACAGGGTATGCCCGCTACGCTCGGCGGGCTCGCCTTGCGCTTTTTCCAGTTTGTGTTCGCAGCTGCTGCGCTCTGTGTTATGGCCACTACCAGTGATTTCCCCTCTGTGACGGCCTTCTG CTATCTTGTAGCAGCTTCCGGCTTACAGAGCATATGGAGTTTTTCATTGGCTGTTGTGGACATATATGCCCTTCTAGTGGGGCGCTCGCTGCAGAATTATCGAGTGGTGCTGTTCTTTGCCATGGGTGACGGG ATCACTTCCACTCTCACATTTGCAGCAGCATGTGCATCAGCAGGCATTACAGTCCTCATCGACAATGATCTCTCTAGCTGTTCCCAGAACCACTGCATGCAGTTTGAAACTGCCACGGCGATGGCATTCATTAGTTGGTTTGTTGCTTTGCcgtcttttcttttcaatttttggtcGCTGGCGTCCCGATGA